In Papaver somniferum cultivar HN1 chromosome 1, ASM357369v1, whole genome shotgun sequence, a genomic segment contains:
- the LOC113303593 gene encoding plant UBX domain-containing protein 4-like, whose amino-acid sequence MEKEGLVATFCEITSGSKEEALFFLESHNWNLDSAVSTFLEEDSNHNPIPNLNNPNLQSSSPSSSPSPPLPLQQQPPQLPAFQSSVPMASRPDKKPVTKPSGNRRGGIRTLSDLNRPSGPDSDSDSDGPQEYYTGGEKSGMLVQDPTRGGGRGGNDVDSIFDQARQLGAMEGSTEHLQPTSSSSRSFTGTGRLLSGEPLTPASNPTPQPQEATNHDIVFYNNGFTVADGPFRRLDDPENAPFLESIKKSECPKELEPADRRSSVHVNLIRREGNGPEEKVQKVAFQGVGRTLGSSSNTVASEQTAAPVTLNTAPVAPIGLVVDDTLPSTSIQLRLADGTRMVARFNYRHTVGDIRAFIDASRPGGARTYQLQSMGFPPKPLLDVKQTIEEAGLANSVLIQKP is encoded by the exons atggagaaagaagGTCTAGTAGCTACGTTCTGTGAAATCACATCTGGTTCTAAAGAAGAAGCCCTATTTTTCTTAGAATCCCATAATTGGAATCTTGATTCTGCTGTTTCTACTTTTTTAGAGGAAGACAGTAACCACAATCCAATTCCAAACCTTAATAACcctaatcttcaatcttcatctccatcgTCATCACCAtctccaccactaccattacaACAACAACCGCCTCAACTACCCGCGTTTCAATCATCTGTTCCAATGGCTTCTCGACCAGATAAGAAACCCGTAACAAAGCCATCTGGTAATAGACGTGGTGGAATTCGTACTCTTTCTGATTTGAATCGCCCTTCTGGTCCTGATTCCGATAGTGATTCGGATGGACCTCAAGAATATTACACTGGTGGCGAGAAGAG TGGAATGCTTGTTCAAGATCCTACTAGAGGAGGAGGGAGAGGTGGTAATGATGTTGACTCGATATTCGACCAAGCTAGGCAATTGGGAGCCATGGAAGGATCTACTGAACACCTTCAGCCAACTTCTTCTAGCTCAAGGAGTTTTACAGGGACAGGTCGACTACTGTCTGGGGAACCATTAACACCAGCATCCAATCCTACTCCACAGCCGCAAGAAGCTACCAATCATGATATCGTTTTCTATAATAATGGGTTCACAGTGGCTGATGGTCCTTTTAGGAGGTTAGATGACCCTGAAAATGCACCTTTTTTGGAG AGCATCAAGAAATCCGAGTGCCCAAAAGAACTCGAACCAGCAGATAGGAGGTCCTCAGTTCATGTTAATCTCATAAGGAGAGAAGGAAATGGCCCT GAAGAGAAAGTGCAGAAAGTTGCATTTCAAGGGGTGGGAAGAACCTTAGGTAGCAGCAGCAATACTGTTGCCTCTGAGCAAACTGCAGCTCCCGTTACCCTCAACACTGCCCCAGTCGCTCCAATAGGCCTAGTTGTAGATGATACGTTGCCATCAACCTCTATTCAACTGAGGCTAGCTGATGGAACACGAATGGTTGCACGCTTCAATTATCGTCACACTGTCGGTGATATTCGTGCATTTATTGATGCATCCAGGCCAGGGGGAGCAAGAACTTATCAGCTGCAGTCAATGGGGTTCCCTCCTAAGCCACTTTTGGATGTGAAGCAAACAATAGAAGAGGCAGGCCTTGCCAACTCAGTTCTGATTCAAAAACCTTAG